From one Geoalkalibacter sp. genomic stretch:
- the tssE gene encoding type VI secretion system baseplate subunit TssE, with protein MSLALFDILTGPAPESATRSASSAVASVQAHLRRLFNARRGSLAHLPDYGLPDIGVIYENLPYSVDELARQVCRLIEVYEPRLSAVRVRRLGTVGEDRRIRLEIAARLVALGEVRFQTVFESAGVAQVDIRGAGGLHA; from the coding sequence ATGTCCCTGGCTTTATTCGACATCCTGACCGGCCCTGCTCCCGAAAGCGCAACCCGAAGTGCGTCGAGCGCCGTCGCCAGCGTGCAGGCTCACTTGCGTCGACTGTTCAACGCGCGCCGTGGATCGCTGGCGCATCTGCCGGATTACGGCCTGCCCGACATCGGTGTGATTTACGAGAACCTGCCCTATTCGGTGGATGAACTGGCGCGCCAGGTGTGCCGGCTCATCGAGGTGTACGAGCCGCGCCTGAGCGCGGTGCGGGTACGCCGGCTGGGGACGGTGGGCGAGGATCGGCGCATCCGTCTGGAGATCGCCGCACGACTGGTCGCCTTGGGTGAGGTGCGCTTTCAGACCGTGTTCGAGAGCGCGGGCGTCGCCCAAGTCGACATTCGCGGAGCCGGAGGCCTTCATGCGTGA
- the icmH gene encoding type IVB secretion system protein IcmH/DotU yields the protein MDGPKNQINGLLECSQTLFRLTAQLREGNPARLSAEDFREQILKGFDELERMAFERQIGMVILKDAKYALAAFVDEAVLGSSWSGRLSWMSHPLQLEMFGEHVAGEGFFERLAELRQGGEANLELIELFYVCLQLGFEGIYKVRGLEQLMALQVDLRSQIEGYRGVVDPRLAPQGVPREGLFTKVRREVPYWVIGVTTLAFVCFGYLGYAWTLGNLATDSLRDMRADAQAVGQMAAKGRPAAAVPGEDAP from the coding sequence ATGGATGGACCGAAAAATCAAATCAATGGGCTGCTGGAATGCAGTCAGACGCTGTTTCGCCTGACGGCGCAATTGCGCGAGGGAAACCCCGCGCGGCTGTCGGCGGAAGATTTTCGCGAACAGATCCTCAAGGGATTCGATGAACTGGAGCGCATGGCCTTCGAGCGCCAAATCGGCATGGTGATCCTCAAGGACGCCAAGTACGCCCTCGCCGCGTTTGTCGATGAAGCGGTGCTCGGCAGTTCTTGGTCGGGGCGCCTGAGCTGGATGAGTCATCCTTTGCAACTGGAGATGTTTGGCGAGCATGTGGCCGGCGAGGGGTTTTTCGAGCGCCTGGCCGAACTGCGCCAGGGCGGCGAAGCCAACCTGGAACTTATCGAGCTCTTCTATGTCTGCCTGCAATTGGGTTTCGAGGGCATCTACAAGGTGCGCGGCCTGGAACAGTTGATGGCTTTGCAGGTTGATCTGCGCAGCCAGATCGAGGGTTATCGCGGCGTGGTCGATCCACGCCTGGCCCCTCAAGGCGTGCCGCGCGAAGGGCTCTTCACCAAGGTGCGCCGCGAGGTGCCCTACTGGGTGATCGGCGTGACGACCCTGGCTTTTGTCTGTTTCGGTTATCTCGGCTATGCCTGGACCCTGGGCAATCTGGCGACGGACAGTTTGCGGGATATGCGCGCCGACGCCCAGGCCGTGGGACAAATGGCGGCCAAGGGGCGGCCGGCCGCGGCTGTGCCGGGGGAGGATGCGCCATGA
- a CDS encoding Hcp family type VI secretion system effector — MAIPAYMWIKDDQGMRIEGPITVQGREQSVEVLGFDHELRIPTDNDTGALTGTRKHEPFKFLKAFDSSSPYMYKACSNGQTLNELLLRWYRIDDTGTEKEYFRHKLEGVKITSIKPTMHNVKDLDKERYPHLEEVSVRYSKITWTYVDGNIEFSDSWTEGR; from the coding sequence ATGGCAATTCCAGCTTACATGTGGATCAAGGACGATCAGGGCATGCGCATCGAGGGACCGATCACCGTGCAAGGGCGCGAACAAAGCGTCGAAGTGCTCGGGTTCGACCACGAACTGCGCATTCCCACCGACAACGACACGGGGGCTCTCACCGGCACCCGCAAGCACGAGCCGTTCAAGTTTCTCAAGGCTTTCGACAGCAGTTCGCCTTACATGTACAAGGCGTGCAGCAACGGCCAGACGCTCAACGAGCTGTTGCTGCGCTGGTACCGCATCGATGACACCGGCACCGAAAAAGAGTATTTCCGCCACAAACTCGAAGGGGTGAAGATCACCTCCATCAAACCCACCATGCACAACGTCAAGGACCTCGACAAGGAGCGCTATCCCCACCTTGAGGAGGTTTCGGTGCGTTACTCCAAGATCACTTGGACCTACGTGGACGGCAACATCGAATTCAGCGACTCCTGGACCGAAGGTCGCTAG
- the tssB gene encoding type VI secretion system contractile sheath small subunit has protein sequence MADSFQKEIPKARVNIALDVETGGNRKKMELPLKMLVVGDFTNGKSTGRVAERERININNGNFEAVLREMGPEARFEVPNELARDGGEIAVNLKFDSMRAFHPDRVANQIPEMHSMMAMRNLLKDLKANLLDNAGFRKELEKIVKDQPELTELKGRLEEILGATPAAVGE, from the coding sequence ATGGCCGACAGTTTTCAGAAGGAAATTCCCAAGGCGCGCGTCAATATCGCCCTCGACGTCGAGACGGGCGGCAACCGCAAAAAGATGGAGCTGCCTTTGAAAATGCTGGTGGTGGGCGATTTCACCAACGGCAAGAGCACCGGCCGGGTGGCCGAGCGCGAGCGCATCAACATCAATAACGGCAACTTCGAGGCGGTGCTGCGCGAAATGGGTCCCGAAGCGCGCTTCGAGGTGCCCAACGAGTTGGCCCGCGACGGTGGCGAGATCGCCGTCAACCTGAAATTTGATTCCATGCGGGCTTTTCATCCCGACCGGGTTGCCAACCAGATTCCCGAGATGCACAGCATGATGGCCATGCGCAATCTGCTCAAGGATCTCAAGGCCAATCTGCTCGACAACGCCGGCTTTCGCAAGGAACTGGAAAAAATCGTCAAGGATCAGCCCGAATTGACCGAGCTGAAAGGCCGGTTGGAAGAGATTCTCGGGGCGACGCCCGCCGCCGTCGGCGAATAA
- the tssC gene encoding type VI secretion system contractile sheath large subunit, whose amino-acid sequence MAIQESVQARVLLAEESAAPGAYERLCNLVDIKPLRESVALETFADAGKLADISLNKRLTAAIQVFLDLAARSRGRVERIDKTLLDSYIAQIDEAISRQLDAVLHHPEFQKVEAAWRGLHHLVARCDFRANIKLELLDCRKDDLREDFEEAPETVQTGLYRHVYVNEYDTPGGQPISTIIANYEFENTPQDVALLTDVSRVAASAHCPFISSVGARFFGKESIDELPKIHDLATYMERAEYIRWQSFRESEDARYVGLVLPRFLLRLPYGAESNPVRTFNYEEEVRAEHHGNYLWGNAAFAFAANVARSFADNGWAVNIRGPESGGKVENLAIHNYDAGKGLQSKIPTEILIPETRELEFAQLGFIPLSYYKNSDYACFFSADSVQKPAEYHAADATANARINARLPYIFLVSRIAHYLKVLQRENIGTTKSRQTLENELNAWLQTLVTKMKDPEPDLLATHPLKDGRVEVVEIPENPGFFSVSLYIVPHFQIEGVDVRLNLVAQMPRAEK is encoded by the coding sequence ATGGCTATTCAGGAAAGTGTTCAGGCCCGAGTTCTTCTCGCCGAGGAGTCTGCGGCTCCCGGTGCCTACGAGCGGTTGTGCAACCTGGTGGACATCAAACCCTTGCGCGAAAGCGTCGCTCTTGAGACGTTCGCCGATGCCGGCAAGCTGGCCGACATCTCCCTCAACAAGCGTCTGACCGCCGCCATCCAGGTGTTTCTCGATCTCGCCGCGCGCAGTCGCGGTCGGGTCGAGCGCATTGACAAGACGCTGCTCGATTCCTACATCGCACAGATCGACGAAGCCATCAGCCGCCAGCTTGACGCCGTTCTGCACCACCCCGAGTTCCAGAAAGTCGAGGCCGCCTGGCGTGGCCTGCACCATCTGGTCGCGCGCTGTGATTTCCGCGCCAACATCAAGCTGGAGCTGCTCGACTGTCGCAAGGACGATCTGCGCGAGGATTTCGAGGAAGCGCCCGAGACGGTGCAGACCGGCCTTTACCGCCATGTCTACGTCAACGAGTACGACACCCCGGGCGGCCAGCCCATTTCGACGATCATCGCCAATTACGAATTCGAAAACACGCCTCAGGACGTGGCGTTGCTGACCGATGTCTCGCGCGTGGCGGCCAGCGCCCATTGCCCCTTCATCAGTTCCGTAGGGGCGCGCTTTTTCGGCAAGGAGAGCATCGACGAGCTGCCGAAAATTCATGATCTGGCCACCTATATGGAGCGCGCCGAGTACATTCGCTGGCAGTCTTTCCGCGAGTCCGAGGATGCGCGCTACGTCGGCCTGGTGCTGCCGCGCTTTCTGCTGCGCCTGCCCTACGGCGCCGAGAGCAATCCGGTGCGCACTTTCAATTACGAGGAGGAGGTGCGCGCCGAGCATCATGGCAACTACCTGTGGGGCAACGCGGCCTTCGCCTTTGCCGCCAACGTGGCGCGCTCCTTTGCCGACAACGGCTGGGCGGTGAACATCCGCGGCCCCGAGTCGGGCGGCAAGGTGGAGAACCTGGCCATCCACAATTACGATGCCGGCAAAGGCCTGCAGAGCAAAATCCCCACGGAAATCCTCATTCCCGAGACGCGCGAACTCGAATTCGCCCAACTCGGCTTCATTCCCCTGAGCTATTACAAGAACAGCGATTATGCCTGTTTCTTCTCGGCGGATTCGGTACAGAAACCGGCCGAATATCATGCCGCCGACGCGACCGCCAACGCGCGCATCAACGCCCGTCTGCCCTACATCTTTCTGGTCTCGCGCATCGCTCATTACCTCAAGGTGTTGCAGCGCGAGAACATCGGCACCACCAAGAGCCGCCAGACTCTGGAGAACGAACTCAACGCCTGGCTGCAAACGCTGGTGACCAAGATGAAGGATCCCGAACCCGATCTGCTTGCCACCCATCCCCTCAAGGACGGACGGGTGGAGGTGGTGGAGATCCCGGAGAATCCCGGGTTTTTCAGCGTCAGCCTGTACATTGTTCCCCATTTTCAGATCGAAGGCGTGGATGTGCGCCTCAACCTGGTGGCGCAGATGCCGCGGGCGGAAAAGTAG
- the tagF gene encoding type VI secretion system-associated protein TagF, with amino-acid sequence MFGLFVRTPKASPAARRRDQVGCFGKMPVHADFIRHGVREREVVEVENWVQEGVGVLSRKIQAEGRSTAPSYPRHHLVMNGGEQNRTLVGTLCAGRDRSGRAYPFLVFRLADEPLFRDLQAAVPLAFDGFFQQSAALLAAPWSQEPLSLLLERIDALASRDTGLTRRQVLDEQIRLLGDFSLGRFWAEAFPGMVPRRQELFEALFSALRTVARRGPDRIPWGLRLPLPADELLMPTVMFWVQLVEAILEERHWRAHYFWHGGDAGIPAAMTLFFRPLAASQFLWLLPSRGDETGLFDLRLAMHQRSDVRCSAELARMLGDDEVSMLDLLYRAGRREVLS; translated from the coding sequence ATGTTCGGCTTATTTGTGCGTACTCCAAAAGCCTCCCCGGCGGCGCGCCGCCGCGATCAGGTCGGTTGTTTCGGCAAGATGCCGGTGCATGCCGATTTCATCCGCCACGGGGTCCGGGAGCGCGAAGTTGTGGAGGTCGAGAACTGGGTGCAGGAGGGGGTGGGCGTTCTGTCCCGCAAAATCCAGGCCGAAGGCCGCTCCACCGCGCCGAGCTATCCCCGGCATCATCTGGTGATGAACGGCGGCGAACAGAATCGGACCCTGGTTGGAACCCTGTGCGCCGGGCGCGACCGCAGCGGACGCGCTTACCCTTTTCTGGTGTTCAGATTGGCCGATGAGCCGCTGTTTCGCGATCTGCAAGCGGCGGTGCCTTTGGCCTTCGACGGTTTTTTTCAGCAAAGCGCCGCTCTTCTTGCCGCGCCCTGGAGCCAGGAGCCCCTGAGTTTGCTGCTCGAACGCATCGATGCTCTGGCCTCCCGCGACACCGGCCTCACTCGCCGTCAGGTGCTTGACGAGCAAATCCGGTTGCTCGGCGATTTCTCCCTGGGACGCTTTTGGGCGGAGGCTTTTCCGGGCATGGTGCCGCGCCGCCAGGAACTGTTTGAAGCTCTCTTCAGTGCTCTGCGCACCGTCGCACGCCGTGGGCCGGACCGTATTCCCTGGGGGTTGCGCCTGCCGTTGCCCGCCGATGAGCTGCTGATGCCGACGGTCATGTTCTGGGTGCAACTGGTGGAGGCGATTCTCGAGGAACGCCATTGGCGTGCTCACTATTTCTGGCACGGCGGCGACGCCGGAATTCCGGCCGCCATGACTTTGTTCTTTCGGCCCCTGGCCGCCTCGCAGTTTCTCTGGCTGTTGCCGAGTCGCGGCGACGAGACAGGTCTTTTCGACCTGCGCCTGGCCATGCACCAGCGCTCGGATGTGCGTTGCTCCGCGGAACTGGCGCGCATGCTCGGTGATGACGAGGTGTCCATGCTCGATCTGCTCTATCGCGCCGGTCGCCGCGAGGTGCTGTCATGA
- the tssA gene encoding type VI secretion system protein TssA encodes MSGAIRVEVDLGVLDAVRASLSGAGDDPRYSEDFLLAKREIDKLKDNDYALAHERCRVVLAQQAKDLRIAGYLVMAALGCGGLPGLLEAAEGYRLLLELHWENCHPRKESQRLSALDWLNGARLEALARAAGRIAAQEERAPLRRCVDEINALLRARLGDQAPQWRSLDSWLNVAAPARTLGVAPPRASSSPPTPEEVPPVAHPRTETAVASDREAFALSCALSAYWREQGNWPQALAYTRALRWGALVLPPSTQGRTRVPAPRAGALSALDLQGQAEDPIALLQLCEALFLEPGGQFWLDLQYLFRQAARAWGRGDLEQFIDGQTGLLIKRFPELATLSFEDGRPFADPATRAWLDELRGVDRPQRATSAPDAWDAQLADALQQARDLASRKKLGEALQLLRALPMQTQLQRLRLHLAEAALCLQGGRPEIALPLVQSLEEQGETLRVELWDEALALEVWRLALETRQQCVRQAAAEEKAALDRDIRRLRARICVTDPAAALQWL; translated from the coding sequence ATGAGTGGGGCGATCAGGGTCGAAGTGGATCTTGGTGTGCTCGACGCGGTGCGCGCTTCCTTGTCCGGCGCGGGAGACGATCCGCGCTACAGCGAAGATTTTCTGCTTGCCAAGCGCGAAATCGACAAGCTCAAGGACAATGATTACGCCCTGGCGCACGAACGTTGCCGCGTGGTTCTGGCGCAGCAGGCCAAGGATCTGCGGATCGCGGGCTATCTGGTCATGGCTGCCTTGGGTTGTGGCGGGCTGCCCGGACTTCTGGAGGCGGCTGAAGGCTATCGGCTGCTGTTGGAACTACATTGGGAAAACTGCCACCCCCGTAAGGAGAGCCAGCGCCTGAGCGCTCTGGATTGGCTCAACGGCGCGCGCCTCGAAGCCTTGGCGCGCGCGGCGGGACGCATCGCCGCCCAGGAGGAGCGGGCACCCTTGCGGCGTTGTGTTGATGAAATCAACGCACTGTTGCGCGCCCGTCTGGGGGATCAAGCTCCCCAGTGGCGATCTCTGGATTCCTGGTTGAATGTCGCGGCGCCCGCTCGCACCCTTGGCGTCGCGCCGCCGCGGGCTTCTTCATCGCCGCCGACGCCGGAAGAAGTGCCGCCCGTCGCCCACCCAAGGACGGAAACCGCGGTGGCTTCGGATCGCGAAGCCTTCGCCCTGAGCTGTGCGCTGAGCGCCTATTGGCGCGAGCAAGGCAATTGGCCGCAAGCCCTGGCCTATACCCGCGCCCTGCGCTGGGGCGCCCTGGTCCTTCCGCCCAGTACGCAAGGACGCACGCGTGTTCCAGCGCCGCGCGCCGGCGCCCTCAGTGCCCTTGATCTTCAGGGCCAGGCCGAGGATCCCATCGCCTTGCTGCAACTCTGCGAGGCCCTGTTTCTGGAGCCGGGCGGGCAGTTTTGGCTGGATCTGCAATATCTTTTCCGACAGGCGGCCAGGGCCTGGGGGCGTGGCGATCTGGAACAGTTCATCGACGGGCAGACCGGACTGCTGATCAAGCGTTTTCCCGAGTTGGCGACCCTGAGCTTCGAGGATGGACGTCCCTTTGCCGATCCCGCCACCCGCGCCTGGCTGGATGAACTGCGGGGCGTGGACAGGCCCCAGCGCGCGACGAGCGCACCGGATGCCTGGGACGCGCAGTTGGCGGACGCCCTGCAACAGGCCCGTGATCTCGCCTCCCGGAAAAAGCTCGGCGAAGCTCTGCAACTCCTGCGCGCGCTGCCGATGCAAACTCAGCTTCAGCGTCTGCGTCTGCATTTGGCTGAAGCCGCTCTGTGTCTGCAAGGCGGCCGCCCGGAGATTGCCCTGCCCCTGGTGCAAAGCCTCGAAGAGCAAGGCGAAACCCTGCGCGTGGAGCTGTGGGACGAAGCGCTGGCTCTTGAAGTCTGGCGCCTCGCCCTTGAGACCCGGCAGCAGTGCGTTCGTCAGGCGGCCGCCGAGGAAAAGGCGGCCCTGGACAGGGATATCCGTCGCCTGCGCGCTCGAATCTGCGTGACCGATCCGGCCGCGGCGCTGCAGTGGTTGTGA
- the tssM gene encoding type VI secretion system membrane subunit TssM: MKNLLLPLQAYLLGRTGSRLIGLVLLVSLIWWVGPYVGLADETLRLGLIAGLLVLVMLALLLRRLWVWRRAGRFHGELRGRQDGADRDLDLEVSQLREKMDAAIATLKSSELGVGYRGSSALYALPWFMLIGPSAAGKTTLLRHSGLHFPYADQGEMDIRGFGGTRNCDWWFSNEAVLLDTAGRYTTEPADHQEWKAFLALLRKHRQRLPINGVLVAMSLEELLTIDQAGLARHVKIIRDRIDELITDLGCLVPVYLILTKCDLLHGFNAFFEDLGEHDRNQVWGAWLAENPTGDGENPSSLLEGRLKDLHQRLCAMRLRKLAMQRRFVAKGRIHEFPAEFQTAAARLTEFTRLLFKPNPYQETPRFCGVYLTSAIQEGTPLQRILGNLRQAFGYVEEQAPQGQTTRSYFIKKVFQDVIFPNAQAGFKSRRREVLTRWLKSGWVAASLALITGTFMVLSTSLAGNSLILQQGAAATGKVRSVLSAAAPEPAGFHAALEELHAHYRALLANERRLPWHLWLGAYHGGEQLAPSREMLLDVLDLSFFQTVTRSLEVRLENQVRQWQASGEPGREALREAFYEDLRLYLMLGRPQHLDVASVLPRLCELWHAALSRDDRSGDFRRIEASDLEELVAFYLEQFRSGAVRSDAAAWSPRTDLVAQARDQLRASPNAARLYAQILGKARSELKDRSLDDLLRGFDFGTLSSRVSLPGPFTERGWREQIQPEIKRAVSAACRGDWVLDPGAEIGEAQSIDMGLAERLEREIRALYFAEYSQAWYRLLESVRVAPFTSLDDAARKFQTLGRSDGPLAELLRVVSHNINLEEEAMTSGAAMDALGIPGAPRHPVPELESTFRDLRRLCNPAEQMSVSLLLNQYLQGIAAVQGEIERLNAAGDVARETGRYAANLLNGGGGSELYKSWVSTSSLLSGVDARTRAVVAQMLMAPLRQTWQLILTETRKDLQTSWKNQVLSAYERTIQGRFPFAETGRDAALVDVVDFFRPDDGLLWSFVGKDLTPFLSAERGGWRQKTWLDQGLGFSEDLLAALEQARLISAGLFRRGGAEPDVQFYLYPLPSRGLSEMYLESNGQHYRYRNEPQEWRQFRWPGDLERLGARIHGINGVGNERAELGYEGVWGLFHLLKRAELTAENNTQYLGAWELDDSQGVPVKVLFRLRADRENNVFEPGLFSRLKLPEAIF; encoded by the coding sequence ATGAAAAATCTTCTATTGCCGTTGCAGGCCTATCTGCTCGGTCGCACCGGCAGTCGCCTGATCGGCCTGGTGCTTCTCGTTTCGCTGATCTGGTGGGTCGGCCCCTATGTGGGGCTGGCCGATGAGACCCTGCGTCTGGGCCTCATCGCCGGGTTGCTCGTGCTGGTGATGCTCGCCTTGCTTCTGCGCCGCCTTTGGGTCTGGCGCCGCGCCGGACGCTTTCACGGCGAGTTGCGCGGCCGTCAGGACGGCGCGGATCGGGATCTTGATCTCGAAGTCAGCCAGCTGCGCGAGAAAATGGACGCCGCCATCGCCACTCTCAAGTCTTCGGAGCTGGGTGTCGGCTACCGTGGCAGCTCGGCCCTCTACGCGCTGCCCTGGTTTATGCTCATCGGTCCCTCGGCGGCGGGGAAAACGACCTTATTGCGCCATTCGGGGCTGCACTTTCCCTATGCCGATCAGGGCGAGATGGATATTCGCGGCTTCGGCGGGACGCGCAACTGCGACTGGTGGTTCTCCAACGAAGCTGTTCTCCTCGATACCGCGGGCCGCTACACCACGGAACCCGCGGACCATCAGGAGTGGAAGGCGTTTTTGGCGCTGTTGCGCAAGCATCGGCAGCGTCTGCCCATCAACGGCGTCCTGGTCGCCATGAGTCTGGAAGAATTGCTGACCATCGATCAGGCCGGCCTCGCCCGGCACGTCAAGATCATTCGCGACCGCATCGATGAACTGATCACCGACCTGGGCTGTCTCGTCCCCGTGTACCTGATTCTCACCAAATGCGATCTACTGCATGGTTTCAATGCGTTCTTCGAGGATCTCGGCGAGCATGACCGCAATCAGGTCTGGGGAGCCTGGTTGGCCGAGAACCCAACCGGAGACGGAGAGAATCCGTCGTCTCTTCTGGAAGGACGTCTGAAAGATCTTCACCAACGGCTCTGCGCCATGCGTCTGCGCAAGCTTGCCATGCAGCGCCGGTTTGTCGCCAAGGGGCGGATTCATGAATTCCCCGCCGAATTCCAGACCGCCGCGGCTCGGCTGACGGAATTCACGCGTTTGCTGTTCAAACCCAATCCCTACCAGGAGACGCCGCGCTTCTGCGGGGTCTATCTGACCAGCGCCATTCAGGAAGGCACGCCTCTGCAACGCATCCTCGGCAACCTTCGCCAGGCCTTCGGTTATGTCGAGGAACAGGCGCCGCAAGGCCAAACGACGCGCAGTTACTTCATCAAGAAGGTGTTTCAGGACGTCATCTTTCCCAATGCCCAGGCGGGGTTCAAAAGTCGTCGCCGCGAGGTGCTGACACGCTGGCTCAAATCGGGGTGGGTGGCGGCGTCCCTCGCCTTGATCACGGGTACGTTCATGGTGCTGAGCACCTCGTTGGCCGGCAACAGTCTGATCCTGCAACAGGGCGCCGCCGCAACCGGCAAGGTCCGCTCCGTCCTGAGTGCCGCCGCGCCCGAGCCTGCGGGCTTCCATGCCGCTTTGGAGGAACTTCATGCGCACTACCGCGCTCTGCTCGCCAACGAACGCCGTCTGCCCTGGCATCTATGGCTCGGCGCCTATCATGGCGGCGAGCAGCTGGCGCCCAGTCGCGAAATGCTCCTCGACGTCCTCGATCTGAGCTTTTTTCAAACGGTGACGCGCTCTCTTGAAGTGCGCCTCGAAAATCAAGTGCGCCAGTGGCAGGCCAGCGGCGAGCCTGGCCGCGAAGCCCTGCGGGAAGCATTCTATGAGGATCTGCGCCTCTATCTGATGCTGGGCCGCCCGCAACACCTGGATGTGGCGAGTGTTCTTCCGCGGCTCTGCGAACTCTGGCACGCGGCCCTGAGCCGCGACGATCGGTCCGGAGATTTTCGGCGCATCGAAGCATCCGATCTTGAGGAACTGGTTGCATTTTATCTTGAGCAGTTTCGCTCGGGCGCGGTGAGGTCTGATGCAGCCGCCTGGTCTCCGCGTACGGATCTGGTAGCGCAGGCCCGCGACCAACTGCGCGCTTCGCCCAATGCCGCGCGGCTTTACGCGCAGATTCTGGGCAAGGCGCGCTCCGAGCTCAAGGATCGCTCTCTGGATGATCTGCTGCGCGGCTTCGACTTCGGTACCCTGAGCAGTCGGGTGAGCTTGCCCGGCCCGTTTACGGAAAGAGGCTGGCGCGAGCAGATTCAGCCCGAGATCAAGCGGGCGGTATCGGCGGCCTGCCGCGGCGATTGGGTGCTTGACCCGGGGGCGGAGATCGGCGAGGCGCAGTCCATAGATATGGGGCTGGCGGAGCGCCTCGAACGAGAAATTCGCGCGCTCTATTTCGCTGAATACTCCCAGGCCTGGTATCGGCTGCTCGAATCCGTTCGGGTCGCGCCCTTCACCTCGCTCGACGATGCGGCGCGCAAGTTCCAGACCCTGGGGCGCAGCGACGGCCCCCTGGCCGAATTGCTGCGGGTGGTGTCGCACAACATCAATCTCGAGGAGGAAGCAATGACCTCGGGGGCGGCGATGGATGCGCTCGGGATCCCGGGAGCACCGCGTCATCCGGTACCCGAACTCGAGTCGACGTTTCGCGATCTGCGCAGGCTTTGCAATCCGGCGGAACAGATGAGCGTCAGTCTGCTGCTCAATCAGTATCTGCAGGGTATTGCCGCCGTGCAGGGAGAAATCGAGCGTCTCAACGCGGCGGGCGATGTCGCGCGGGAAACCGGACGCTATGCCGCCAACCTCCTCAACGGAGGGGGCGGTTCCGAACTCTACAAAAGCTGGGTGTCGACCAGCAGCCTGCTTAGCGGTGTCGATGCGCGCACCCGCGCGGTGGTCGCTCAAATGCTCATGGCACCCTTGCGGCAAACCTGGCAACTGATCCTCACCGAGACCCGTAAGGATTTGCAGACGAGCTGGAAGAACCAGGTGCTCAGCGCCTATGAGCGAACAATTCAAGGCCGCTTTCCCTTCGCTGAAACCGGCAGGGATGCCGCCCTGGTGGATGTCGTCGATTTCTTTCGACCCGACGACGGCTTGCTCTGGAGTTTTGTGGGCAAGGATCTGACCCCTTTCCTCAGTGCCGAGCGCGGCGGCTGGCGACAAAAGACCTGGTTGGATCAGGGCCTTGGTTTCAGTGAGGATCTGCTGGCCGCTCTCGAACAGGCGCGGTTGATCAGCGCCGGACTCTTTCGCCGCGGCGGCGCCGAGCCCGACGTGCAGTTTTACCTCTATCCTCTGCCGAGTCGTGGTTTGAGCGAGATGTACCTGGAAAGCAACGGCCAGCATTATCGTTACCGCAATGAACCTCAGGAGTGGCGTCAATTTCGCTGGCCCGGGGACCTGGAGCGCCTGGGCGCGAGAATCCACGGCATCAACGGAGTGGGCAACGAACGCGCGGAACTGGGTTATGAGGGGGTCTGGGGGCTGTTTCATCTGCTCAAGCGCGCCGAACTCACCGCCGAGAACAACACCCAGTACCTGGGCGCCTGGGAACTTGACGACAGCCAGGGGGTGCCGGTGAAGGTGCTGTTTCGCCTGCGCGCCGATCGTGAAAATAACGTCTTTGAGCCCGGCCTGTTTTCGCGTCTGAAGCTGCCGGAGGCCATTTTCTGA